The DNA region GATAAAATCTCTTTTTCAATAGTCCATGAGAAAACATAAACCAAAGAAACGAATTATAGAAGCCGACCCGCGTTTCAATGATCCACTGGTAACTCAATTCGTAAATAATATGATTTGGGAAGGTAAAAAAAGTACCGCCTATAACATATTCTATAAGGCTATGGATACAGTTGAATCAAAAACAACTGAAAATCCGCATGAAGTTTGGCAAAGAGCTCTTAATAATGTGATGCCTCATATTGAGGTAAAGCCAAAACGTATTGGTGGGGCCACTTTTCAAATTCCACAGGAAATGCGTCCGGCCAGAAAAATATCTACTGCTATTAAGTGGTTGATTAAATATTCCAGAGCACGTGCTGGAAAAGGTATGGCAGACAAATTAGCCAATGAGGTTATTTCTGCAAGTAAAAATGAAGGTGCAGCCGTTAAAAAACGTGAAGACACCCATAAAATGGCTGAGTCCAATCGTGCATTTGCCCATTTTAAATCGTAATTCAATATAATATTAAGTAAGTAGGAATGTCAAGGGATTTAAAATATTTGAGAAACATAGGGATTGCAGCACACATTGACGCAGGCAAAACAACTACTACCGAACGTATATTATATTATA from Saprospiraceae bacterium includes:
- the rpsG gene encoding 30S ribosomal protein S7, with protein sequence MRKHKPKKRIIEADPRFNDPLVTQFVNNMIWEGKKSTAYNIFYKAMDTVESKTTENPHEVWQRALNNVMPHIEVKPKRIGGATFQIPQEMRPARKISTAIKWLIKYSRARAGKGMADKLANEVISASKNEGAAVKKREDTHKMAESNRAFAHFKS